The region TTAAACGAGTTTAGCGGTCTCCCCCGCCTCTAGTTTGCGTCTAGGTGTCTGTGCGACAACCGTCCCATTCTCCAGATTGCATAGTGCAATTGTTTTTAGTCATGTACAGTAATAAATGTGAATTTTCTGAATTAAGGCAACTAGAGGCTTCAAGCTATTGACTTGTTGTCCCGTCACATAGTCGCTGTTCCACTTAGAAAGTTTAAGACAAACAAAAAGGCTTTTCGTGCCTGAAAGAAAACAACTATTTTCGATGTGAGATGTAAGTACAAGCTCTAATACATGCCTTGTTTAGAAAGAATTTTGTGAGGCTACTTGGAGGCTAAATCTTAGCGAGTCAAAGGAAACGCTTCGCAAGAATGCATTAAAACTTTGACATGCTTTACTCGGCTCGGTAGTAGTTTGCGATTCTATTGAGATTAGGGATGTAAGAAAAAATCTCTAATATTTACATGCTGTTTGAAAATTTAAGATTTcagtaataataaaattatctaaaaattatttactcGATTTTAGTGTTCAAGAAGTTTAAAGTACTATAAACGAGTTCTATAATCCATTAAAATTATAGATTTATATATCACTCTAATTAAAATGGTGTGATTTGCTCCAAATTAAATTGGCTGATTGAATTAATATCATCAACACATTTCTCTTTCGTATATGTTTTGAATAGgctttttaaaatcaagaataaatttGGTAAATGAttccataattttaaaatatattccaaatttatgtttgaaaaaaatttaatgattcttttattctttctttctgaGATTAATTGGAGACTCAAATTTTCAATGATTCAAAGATTTAGATAgtgttttatattataataataatttttttaaagtgtttttacttatatatatatataaataatattttttattttttaaaatatattttaaatattaacacatcaaaattatttaaaaatataaaatttattttttacaaacacCCTGCAAAACACTTATACATACAAACAAATTCTAAAGGCTTCGCAAGAATGAAGCAAGAGTTTGGCACGATTTGCCTGACTTGATGGGTGGATTGATGGACACTTCATTTGCATGATTTGTTTTGGCTTGATAGATGGTTTGATggacgctttttttttttttttgatctgTCCTCGTAGCGTGAAACTCTATAGGACATTGTGTTTGATTTGATGGAAAAGACTTGAAAATTTGAAAGCTTTTCTTTTACGAAGATTTAATATttgaggaaaatattttttaaaagggaaTTAATTCCTATATTTATACAGGCTTGAAAGgttagatttaaaattttaacattagaTATAGCTTTATTTGATTAGCCAAAGAAACACGTCAAGATTTTATCTTAAGAAAGATATCATAAAAGAATACATAtggtatttaatattttatctgcTACATATATTTAagactataattattaaatggTTTCAAACTTTGTTGATAATACTTAACCAGTTTAGTACATTACTACATTGGTCATTAAATAACATTAACGGGCTTTGATAATGGCACATAGCACATGGAGAATTTCGTGAAATTCTCTATTTATAAAGTGCATTGTCTTCTTAAAACATAGGGTTTATCACATGCTATAGCACTCAACATAGAGGATAATCGAGAAAATATTGTATTGTTTTGCAAAAAATACgattcttgagatttttttcatttttgttttgaaaaaagtaagattttttattacttGATCGAGTGACTTCAAGCTTGCCAGGTATAATAATTCTCACAGATCGTGGGGTGGGCAAACCAAGCAAAAGATTTGAGGAATGGCGACATATATAGAAGCAAAAGCTTCTTGGTCTTTGGGACCTAAGACACACTGAGACTATCATAGCTTTCCAAAACAAGAGGTGGGTGAATCCATCATCACCCCTCCAAATTCCATGGCTCTTTGAATTCATATAACAGTTGCCCGGCataaacaaagaacaccaatcTTCTTCTCGTGACCCTCTTGTCTGCCCCCTATTCCTTAGGGCACATCATGCTGATGCGAATATTACCTGTGCTGGACCCCGCGTAATGGGGTTAAAAGATGAGATGAAGGGTTGACACCTGGCAAAACAGGCATGATAAAATACATGTATATAAAGGTAAATGGTGAACTCAATAGTGTAAGAGGGGTTATTGTCTGTTATTATTATGGTGGGGTTGAAAAGATTTTATGTTGCTGGATCAGTTGTGGACTGATGTTCTTCGATTGTGATGGTGGTGATTATGAGTGCGCCTGGCATGGCACGCCCTTCATCTTTTGAAGCAAGAGAATGTGATGATGGTTCCAACTGCACGCCCCCGTCTCTCTCTCCAAAGTCCAACCAAGATTTGCACACATTTCTGAAGAAAAGAATATGGCCAGAATTTTCGGTAATTGTCACCTCTTACTAATCATCATCTTTTATCCTTTTCCTGGACTctttttcccttcattttcttttaaaatctacCATGCATGCATACAGTTGCAGTTACATTTCACAATCCAGGAAGTCCGCCATCCTATGTCCAATTAATACAATATACATGCACGCCACATAAGACATTTCCAGCAtgcttttgtaaaattttgaaggcattttCTCTCGCAGtgccttttttttgtgtgtgaaatggtttccttaaaaaaaatgtttttggttttaacgAAACAGATGTTCAATTttccataataaataaattggaagGTGGTAGCTGCTCTGAATTGTAATACTGATTTTTGTAATTAAGTAAGCAATGAAAGTTGTGATGGGGTATGGTTCTACACTGGGATCGTCGACAGTATATATAAACGACAACACATATAAATTTCATTTGGGAAAAACCAAATTGAGCACCCCCTCAGAGGTACTCCACATGATTCAATTTTAAAGGCATTTTCTCTCGCAATGCCTTTAATTTGAAGCCTCAAACTAGGTGCTAGAGGAGGATTAGCTAGGACGTAGCTCTACATAGTCATTCACGTAATCTATCCATAGTAATATATAAATGAATGGATGAACATACACATGAAAAGATCATCACGTATGTGCAAGAATGTGATAAGTGAATTTATTGGTACTATGCGGGAAGGTAAAAACATCGAAGACCACATTGCTAGATAAACATAACCACGCCAGCAAAAAATCACACACTTTccactttttctttatttttgtatgcAACTATTTACGAAAATCCATGAGGATATCTTGTATATAGCTCTCCTTTTCAGTACTAAGTGCACACACCCACTTCGATAGATTTTCCTAGCTCTTCATACCACAACCAAATCATAACCCTTTTCGATTTTCCTGCCACCTTCCTATTTATATAGCGTAGCTAAGCCAACATTTCTCTCCATCCTTCACTTGCCTCTTTCCTCtttcctccctccctccctccctccctctctctctcgggCTTGCTTAATTAGcgatatagaagaaaaaaatgggtGAAATTTCTTGCTCTAATGGCATTGGCAATGGAAATGGTGTGAATGGAAAAACCCATTCATCACTGAATGGTTATAGGAAGAGCTGTTGGTATGAAGAAGAGATTGAAGAGAACTTGAGATGGTGTTTTGCTCTTAATAGGTACATATAAATTGCACTAACTGCTCTAACATCATGGTTCGAATTCACCAATTAATATGGTTTAGTCACATTcgattttcaacctattttcacTGGTTCTTTTCGTAACtaggctttattttttaaatttcgttACATTTTCTTaccttctctctttttatcttaaattctCCAGAGGATAAAATTCTTATGCTCTTAACTTGAAGGGCAAACCTAATttccctttctatatatataagaatgcGTATCGCTGTACTAGAATACCTACCCTGCATGCTCTAGCTAGGCCGCCGTGATTCAAGCTCCAGGGATACCCTCTCCTTTTAATATATCACGAAAAAAAAGCACCAGCTTCTTTTAATCGCTTCTTCTCTCTTATTTAGTGCCGGGTTTTCGgtgaaattgttttatttctaCAAAGTTTACGACAGAATTCTCGAGACAGCATCAGAGGCAAATTAAGCTTCCTGCATATGaatcaaaaaagaattaatctacatttttttttattgtgcgagacaaagtaaaattatagaatagtggtgattttttttttgtttttttttttggttaaggTCTAAACGGCTTGCTTTGGTATATATATAATGACAGCAGTAATCCCTAATCACatagcaaaaaagaaaattaaagttactCGAATCTGATTCACCAAGCTACTAGGCTAAAAGACGATTTGTAGATATAATCTGTATCTATAGTAGAAAGTATTCTCTGACATGTACCCTATTGTCGTTTCATGGATTTGGTTGATCACCTTTAAGCTTCGACGCTTTACAGCCTTGTCGTTCGGTTTggagccttttctttttcctagtaAATATAGCGATTGTTTATTAGAATAAAACATGAAGTAACCTTAAAAGTGAAGCAGTTAATTAAAAGATCACTTGTTCAAAAGGTTGGTCTGAGAAAAGCGAgacattatttaattaaaaaatggaaCAAACTTACCATCTTTGCCGCTAAGTCTCCCCTTTCATTATTGATTCATTTCACATGTTCGAGCATTGACCAtctatctttatttttgttgcagTATTTTGCATACAGGGGCTTCTCGGTATCAAGACATTGCACTGTTAGACACAAAGCCGTTTGGAAaggtccattttttttttaaaaaaagacttccacttttatgaaaaaataacgCTACACTCACACGCAAACgccttaattgaataattttctcgtgtaagataaaattatttttcttttgcataACAGGCTTTAATCATTGATGGAAAGCTTCAAAGTGCGGAAGTGGATGAGTTCATCTACCATGAATCTCTTGTTCATCCAGCACTTCTTCATCACTCAAGgtatttaccttttattttctttgttggtaTGGAGGATTGTGAAGTCCTGTGTGGTTCTCTAGCGGTGCTCAATTTGTAGCAACTGTACGTTTGGTTGCAGTCCAAAGACAGTCTTTATTATGGGAGGAGGTGAAGGTTCCACTGCAAGAGAAATACTAAGACACAAGACAGCGGTGAAGGTTGTCATGTGTGACATTGATGAGGTAACTCAAAtacatatatgtatattttaaattttctactTCAAATACAAGGAATATTTTACCTTGCATGGTTTATCAACTAAGCTAACTTGTGCCCATTCAGCCACCCTTTGATGAATCCAAATTATCAGTGTTACATTTCTTTGACCGTTGATCCTTTTATTTCTGGGTCCCACATATAGAGGAGATAACATTATATTGTTGGCTTAGTTTATCCAAAAAACTCTTTTCAAGAAAATGACTATTTATCATCATTATGTTTTCGTTATTTACGAAATGGAAagacattttcatttttataccttctatttctttttggcgtctcatttttcttcctttttgttCTTAATCGAACATTGTAATCTTGTCTTCCTCATGTCCCATCATTGATTATGACTTGTCGTTCAGCCACGTTGGGGAAATGGGCAAATCGTTTAGGTTCACGGCCAGTGAACACAGGACTCTGCCTTCTCTTAACCACTAATTGCAATGTGCTAAAGAAAATCCCAGTTcaacaaaaaactaaacaaattaattataagcCATGTGTGATCAAAGATCAAAGATTTTTCAGTGCCATGTAATGTAAGAAAATGGACAGGAAAATTCTAAAGCTCGTAACACGAATCTATATCATGTAACCAGGAAGTGGTAGACTTCTGCAAGGCGTACTTGGTTGTGAATAGAGAAGCTTTCTGTGATCCAAGACTTGAGGTCATCATCAACGACGCCAGGTTTGCCTCTCAATTCTatgtttaagttatttttatcattattgtaagaaaaaaatgctACTTGTATCATTATTAATTTCGTTTCTTCTCGATCGTTCTTCCATGTCGTGAAATGTTGCAGAGCTGAGCTAGAAATTGGAAAGGAGTGCTATGATGTGATCATAGGAGACCTCGCAGACCCAATAGAGGGAGGCCCATGTTACAAACTTTACACCAAATCCTTCTATGAACACACCGTCAAGCCTAAACTCAATCGCGGTGGCATATTTGTCACTCAGGTATCGATTATTTGTCTCTGCTTATGGAAAAGAGAGACGGAGGGGCAGAGGGAGAATACAAGAAATAACCATTTATATCTTGTGAACTTTTCAGGCAGGGCCAGCTGGAATTTTCAGCCATACGGAAGTGTTCTCTTGTATCTGCAACACTTTGAAGCAGGTGTTCAAATGTAAGTAAAATGTTTGTACCTGCcaacattttgtttctttttcataaaccaagaaaactgaAACCACATGGCCtggccaatttttttttccctgtgtGCAGATGTGGTGCCTTATTCAGCTCATATCCCTTCCTTTGCTGATACTTGGGGATGGGTCATGGTATTATACCAAACACACAGCttctgttttaaaaacaaattcaccaCTTTCCAGTCTTCTGAAATATTCCTGTAGTCTTTGGCTGATCACTTGAATTAAATAGTATTAGCACTTACTTTAGTTCCCTGCAAATTTACCTTCTACAAACTTTTTTAGGCCTTTAATAATATCAGGACTACGCAATTTGTCTTTCCCATGATAGTTCAGTCACTGTTGTAATGATTATTGGCAGGCTTCAGATACTCCATTTACGCTGAGTGCCGATGAGTTAGACAGCAGAATCAAGCAGAGAATTAAAGGGGAAAACAGATATCTTGACGGTAAAACAATTTCATCAGCCTCAACCTTAAGCAAAGCTGTTCGAAAATCGTAAGGCCCACATGTGTCATTCTGCTCCTcctacctttttcttttataattaagcACTGACTAATTACATGGAGCATTACTTGTCGGCAGACTTGACAATGAAACTCATGTCTACACGGAGGGGACAGCCAGGTTCATTTATGGGCATGGCAGCGTTCAAAAACAGAATCAAGCATAATCAATAAGAAATGGATTGGAAGGAGCCCCAACCAAAAGCACAAAGTGAATTAAGAATGCAAGCGGCACATAATTTTGAAAACTTACTCTTTTTCTGGTTCATtatatgtttttgtcttttatccACTAAATCGtgtatgttatgttttttttttttactcttgctTGTTTACTTACCTAATGGAATGATATAATCGTAATGGATGTATCTTTGCTCTTGTTTTCGTTTCAAATTGCTTTTCTAGTATATGTTTAGAACTGATTGGGACACCAAGAACTGAATTGTTAGAGTCCGTAGTTTATTTACGTGGCTGCGACagcttttaaaataaacaatgcgATGTGAATTTATAACCACCGACTTGGCAAAATCAACActaataaatatatgttttcttACTCAGAATGACCCATT is a window of Populus nigra chromosome 10, ddPopNigr1.1, whole genome shotgun sequence DNA encoding:
- the LOC133704815 gene encoding thermospermine synthase ACAULIS5-like, giving the protein MGEISCSNGIGNGNGVNGKTHSSLNGYRKSCWYEEEIEENLRWCFALNSILHTGASRYQDIALLDTKPFGKALIIDGKLQSAEVDEFIYHESLVHPALLHHSSPKTVFIMGGGEGSTAREILRHKTAVKVVMCDIDEEVVDFCKAYLVVNREAFCDPRLEVIINDARAELEIGKECYDVIIGDLADPIEGGPCYKLYTKSFYEHTVKPKLNRGGIFVTQAGPAGIFSHTEVFSCICNTLKQVFKYVVPYSAHIPSFADTWGWVMASDTPFTLSADELDSRIKQRIKGENRYLDGKTISSASTLSKAVRKSLDNETHVYTEGTARFIYGHGSVQKQNQA